The window AGGTCCGGCGCCTAACCGAGCCGTTCGTCGGCGACGACCCGGTGTTCGGGTACATGACGTCCCTGCGGCTGAGCGACCTGGTCGACGGGGCGGCGCTGCAGCGGGCGCGCGAAGCCGTCCGAGACGCCCCCGGGCGCGTGCTGGTGCACGGGACCGGCGCGTCCCTCGCCGCACCCGGCGCCCCGGTCGTCTACGCCGGGCTCCCACGCTGGGAGGCAACCCAGCGCCAGCGGCGGGGAGAGGCCGACAACCTCGGCGTCCACAACCCCGACGACACGCCGGGTGAGCGCTACAAGCGGGCGTTCTTCGTCGACTGGCGCGTGGCCGACCGCCACCGCCGGACGATCTGGGACCGCATCACCCACTACCTGGACACGACCCACCCCGACCGTCCGAAGATGATCGACTCGCGCGTCTGGTACGAGGCGCTGGCCCGGACGGCCCACCGCCCGTTCCGGGTCGTCCCCTACTTCGACCCGGCTCCCTGGGGCGGACACTGGATGCAGGAGGTCTGCGACGTCGGACGCGGCCAGGCCAACCTCGGATGGTGCTTCGACTGCGTCCCCGAGGAGAACTCGCTCCTCCTGGGCTTCGGCGCCGAGACGGTCGAGGTGCCCTCGATCGACCTGGTCTTCCGGGAGCCGAAGGCGCTGCTGGGGGAGGCGGTGTGGGGCCGGTTCGGCGAGGAGTTCCCCATCCGCTTCGACTTCCTCGACACGATGGGCGGGGGGAACCTCTCCCTGCAGGTGCACCCGCTGACCTCCTACATCCAGCGTGAGTTCGGGATGCACTACACCCAGGACGAGTCCTACTACCTGTTGGACGCCGAGCCGGACGCGACGGTGTACCTGGGGCTCCGAGAGGGCGTGGACCGCGACGAGATGGTGGCCGACCTGCGCCGCGCGCAGGACGAGCCGGGCTGGACCTTCCCCGACGACCGCTACGTGAACCGGTTCCCAGCCCGGAGGCACGACCACTTCCTGATCCCGGCCGGGACCGTCCACTGCTCCGGGGCCGGGAGCATGGTGCTCGAGATCTCCGCGACGCCCTACATCTTCACGTTCAAGCTGTGGGACTGGGACCGTCTCGGGCTGGACGGACGGCCCCGTCCGATCCACATCGACCACGGGGAGCCGAACATCCTCGTGGAGCGCGACACCGGGTACGCGCGGACCCGGCTCCTCAACCAGGTCCGCACGGTCGCCTCCGGACCCGGCTGGACCGAGGAACGCACCGGGCTGCACCCCGCGGAGTTCATCGAGACGCGCCGGCACTGGTTCACCGGTCCCGCCCCGCACACGGTCGACGGCGTGGCGGTCCTCAACCTCGTGGACGGGGAGGCTGCCGTCGTCGAGTCACCGGAAGGCGGGTTCGAGCCCTTCGAGGTCCATCACGCGGAGACGTTCATCGTCCCCGCGGGAGCCGGTCCCTTCTCGGTGCGTCCGGTGGAGCCTGGACGCCTCCACGCGACGGTACGGGCCACCGTCCGTGCGGGCCACTGAGAGAGCCATCCCCCGGAAGGGTTAGGCCGCAGGTGCCCCGGTGGGGGTCGGGCGGGAGGCTCATGTAGCCGATATCTCCCGTGTCGGGCTCACCTATCGGGCGGGAGGGTACCGACCCGACGTCCCGTGACGAGGTGTTCAAGTGGTTCCAGGCTGGATAACCATGTTCTCGCGCTCGATGCGGGCGCGTGCCAGGGCGCTCTCGTGCGACCGCGGCTTCTCCCTCGTCGAGATCACGGTCGCGACCGGCCTGGCGATGGTCGCCGTGGCCGGCGTCGGTAGCGCCATGGTGATGGGCGTGACCGGCGTCGGGGTCGCCCGCCAGCGGGCGGCGGCGACCGCGATCGCCACGGAACGCGTCGAGCGCATCCAGAACCTCCCCTACGACCTCGTCGCGCTGACAGAGCTCTCGTCGGATGCGGGCTGGACGGCCCGCAAGCCGGCGGACGAGACGCTCGTCGTGCAGCCCGGACACGCCGCCGTCATACCGGTCGACGACCCCGTCGTGTCGGGGCCGAGCGAGTTCTACATCTACCAGTACATCAC of the Actinomycetota bacterium genome contains:
- a CDS encoding class I mannose-6-phosphate isomerase; this translates as MRTDPRVDPADPTPRHRIGRRSTYDKHPSVPAGSPSDVTVGWDAIASSLSGVRTVVLETYPGVLGTDELVRRLDPDLVVDAGSLLLSEPEVRRLTEPFVGDDPVFGYMTSLRLSDLVDGAALQRAREAVRDAPGRVLVHGTGASLAAPGAPVVYAGLPRWEATQRQRRGEADNLGVHNPDDTPGERYKRAFFVDWRVADRHRRTIWDRITHYLDTTHPDRPKMIDSRVWYEALARTAHRPFRVVPYFDPAPWGGHWMQEVCDVGRGQANLGWCFDCVPEENSLLLGFGAETVEVPSIDLVFREPKALLGEAVWGRFGEEFPIRFDFLDTMGGGNLSLQVHPLTSYIQREFGMHYTQDESYYLLDAEPDATVYLGLREGVDRDEMVADLRRAQDEPGWTFPDDRYVNRFPARRHDHFLIPAGTVHCSGAGSMVLEISATPYIFTFKLWDWDRLGLDGRPRPIHIDHGEPNILVERDTGYARTRLLNQVRTVASGPGWTEERTGLHPAEFIETRRHWFTGPAPHTVDGVAVLNLVDGEAAVVESPEGGFEPFEVHHAETFIVPAGAGPFSVRPVEPGRLHATVRATVRAGH